The DNA window GGCCCTTATTCGGATGAACGGATCGATTGGCATTGCTGACCACCAGTTGGTACTGAACGTTCAGACTGAAAACCCAGCAATTGCACGGCGAATCTATTCACTGTTAAAACAATTTTACGGGGTAGAAAGTGAAATCGTGGTTCGTCGTAAAATGAAATTAAAAAAGAATAACCAATATATAGTTCGCTTACGCTATCACGCACAACATGTCTTAGATGATCTTGGTATCTTACAAAATTATCAAATCAAAGAACAAGTACCCGTAGAATTGCTCAAGGATGAATGGATGGTTCGTTCATATCTAAGAGGTGCCTTTTTAGCGGGGGGATCAGTAAACAATCCTGAAACTTCTCGCTACCACTTGGAGATATACTCCCTTTATGAGGAACATAATGAGATTATTGCTCAGATGATGAATAAGTTTGGTCTAAATGCCCAGACAACCGCACGCCGTAGTGGCTTTATCGTTTACTTAAAAGAAGCCGAAAAAATTGCTAATTTTATGTCATTAATTGGTGCAACTAACTCAATGCTTCAATTTGAGAATATTCGAATTGTCCGAGATATGCGGAATTCAGTTAACCGATTAGTAAATTGTGAAAATGCTAACCTGAATAAGATTGCGAATGCGTCAACGCGCCAAATCGAAAATATTGAATTTATTGATTCGCGAGTAGGGCTTAGCAGCTTACCTGATAAATTGCGTGAAATTGCAGAAACACGCCTAGCCCATCAAGAAGTTAGTCTAAAGGAATTAGGAGAATTAGTTCCTGGTGGTCCAATTTCCAAGTCTGGTGTTAATCATCGCTTACGTAAATTAAATGCTTATGCTGATGAGTTGCGTGCATCACAGGTTAAACAATAACTTTGCGGGTGACCTCTTTGGACTAAGAATAGAACGGTGATTAGATTATTGTTCGTGAAAACAGTTAAGGCAGGGAGAAAAACAAGCTTTCTTCCTGCCTTAATTTACTTTCTTTAAGTGAAATTTATTTATTGTTTATACTTTCGCTAATTAGCGCTAATTCGGTTGCTGCACATTCTTGATCTAATTCATTCCAGTTGGCGGTAACGTTAAAAACGTTTAATTTATTTGCTGACATTGTAACATCCTCCTTGACCTTACACCTTTGTTCTCTTTCGTCTACATCTTGTATCATACTATAATTGGTCTAAAAGTCAACTATTACAATAACGGTATTTATATAAGTTTTTTAAAAATTGGTATAGTTCAATTGCTAGAATTACTAATGTAATAGCAAAGATAATCGTTTATCAAAGTTAGATAAATTGTTAAATTTTGGAAACGGCATTCACGGGATAGTTGTTTTGGATTAAGGGAGACTTGCTTTTTAAAACAATGACCGGTATAATTGGAACGTTAATTAATTTACGTTTAATATTAAAGGAGGCAAAGTAACATGCGTAAAGCACACCCATACGGCGTACAAGGCCGTCGCCCAATCGCTTCAAAGTACAAGCGAGCATTAAAAGAAAAGAAGATCGAAGCTATTCGTAAGTGGGCTAAGGAAAAGCCAGCTGAAGAAAAGTAATTCAGTCTATAAAAGCTATGCAATTCAGTGCATAGCTTTTATTTTTTAATAAAAAGAAAAAACTAAAACATCAATTAATAAGATGACTCTTTTAAAAGTAACGTTTTAATGTTTTATACACTAATGCGATATTTTGTATGTTAAAATATAAGTAAGCGCTTACATAAGGTGTCATTTATAAAAGAGGTGATAGTATGCTTGAGTTTTTAAAACCAGCTCCAGTGGCGAAGAAAAAGGTTCCTGCTGATAAGGTTGAAAGTTCGTATCGTTGGCATCAGTTAGGAGTATTGCTTGCAATTTGTATCGGTTACATTGGCTATTATATTATTCGTTTAATTTTC is part of the Limosilactobacillus reuteri genome and encodes:
- the whiA gene encoding DNA-binding protein WhiA — its product is MSYASEVKKELTGITVHRDNAKAELMALIRMNGSIGIADHQLVLNVQTENPAIARRIYSLLKQFYGVESEIVVRRKMKLKKNNQYIVRLRYHAQHVLDDLGILQNYQIKEQVPVELLKDEWMVRSYLRGAFLAGGSVNNPETSRYHLEIYSLYEEHNEIIAQMMNKFGLNAQTTARRSGFIVYLKEAEKIANFMSLIGATNSMLQFENIRIVRDMRNSVNRLVNCENANLNKIANASTRQIENIEFIDSRVGLSSLPDKLREIAETRLAHQEVSLKELGELVPGGPISKSGVNHRLRKLNAYADELRASQVKQ